In Streptomyces sp. P3, one DNA window encodes the following:
- a CDS encoding NAD(P) transhydrogenase subunit alpha, producing the protein MNNLDLLTAITVFVLSVLVGIEVISKVPATLHTPLMSGSNSVHGIVVIGAMLIAAESHTWLGYVLTFVAMAFGAMNVVGGYVVTDRMLEMFKAKPRPAAAEKNQKAEV; encoded by the coding sequence ATGAACAACCTCGATCTCCTCACCGCGATCACCGTCTTCGTCCTGAGCGTGCTGGTCGGCATCGAGGTCATCAGCAAGGTCCCCGCGACCCTGCACACCCCGCTGATGTCCGGCTCCAACTCGGTCCACGGCATCGTCGTCATCGGCGCGATGCTGATCGCGGCCGAGTCCCACACCTGGCTCGGCTACGTCCTCACCTTCGTGGCCATGGCCTTCGGCGCTATGAACGTCGTCGGCGGATACGTCGTCACCGACCGGATGCTGGAGATGTTCAAGGCCAAGCCTCGGCCGGCCGCGGCTGAAAAGAACCAGAAGGCAGAGGTGTGA